In Armatimonadota bacterium, a genomic segment contains:
- a CDS encoding 1-deoxy-D-xylulose-5-phosphate synthase gives MQSRIMYIELKTHPGGHNDRGPARIGRVTFSKTGRTIYYNGKSFQRGRPSTCGNYYDIDTGDEYWISGCKKNGQDRYPWGDAEPVCLDEDAREEYWTAIRCRPERINDTVS, from the coding sequence ATGCAATCTCGAATCATGTATATTGAATTGAAGACCCATCCCGGCGGACACAATGATCGCGGACCGGCTAGAATTGGCCGCGTCACATTTTCAAAGACCGGCAGAACAATTTACTACAATGGAAAGAGTTTCCAACGAGGACGTCCAAGTACTTGCGGAAACTATTATGACATCGACACTGGTGATGAGTATTGGATATCAGGCTGTAAAAAGAACGGCCAGGACCGGTATCCATGGGGTGACGCCGAGCCTGTCTGTTTAGACGAAGATGCTAGAGAAGAATACTGGACAGCAATAAGATGCCGGCCCGAAAGAATCAACGATACTGTCTCATGA